One part of the Phaeodactylum tricornutum CCAP 1055/1 chromosome 17, whole genome shotgun sequence genome encodes these proteins:
- a CDS encoding predicted protein encodes MAMPNHRHPQKYYTKWFKALFFNSNRSSRAVFCAVLAVGCLCLAFVYLETDMDRKIRPQSVLMHQTPSDQKGDEETTALTAYSLLRRDRSGAAILDMLLAHAYCSAKSLHYGGVCLEINSQYPHQPAHEELLNSLGLEKIFLPFVPCPSRSNSSAIVLPRDIYFAPDTAIWTEEWLSEMRLFRRPMPPMVGQRPVQVAVHIRRGDVSLCMKEESFRYLPNLHYQKILENMVLPQHPNANITIFSESENADDWHGLSNYHLALDVNPVDVWKSMVDADVLVMSKSSFSLVPAVFSAGEVIYTPFWHNPLSTWNIVPESIVAESQREVNRLQQRCHLQ; translated from the coding sequence ATGGCAATGCCGAATCATCGCCATCCCCAGAAGTATTATACAAAATGGTTCAAAGCGCTTTTTTTCAATTCGAATCGTAGTAGCAGGGCTGTCTTTTGTGCTGTGCTGGCCGTAGGATGCCTTTGCCTGGCATTTGTCTATCTGGAAACCGACATGGACAGAAAAATCAGACCGCAAAGCGTGTTGATGCATCAAACTCCGAGCGATCAGAAAGGCGATGAAGAGACAACAGCGTTGACGGCTTATTCGTTATTACGGCGTGATCGTTCAGGTGCCGCTATCTTGGACATGCTCCTCGCTCACGCTTACTGCAGCGCCAAAAGCCTGCACTATGGCGGAGTTTGCCTGGAAATTAATTCTCAGTATCCGCATCAACCGGCTCATGAAGAGTTATTGAATTCTTTGGGCTTAGAAAAAATCTTTTTGCCCTTTGTTCCGTGTCCGTCTCGATCAAATTCGTCAGCCATAGTTCTCCCGCGTGACATTTATTTTGCTCCTGACACGGCTATATGGACGGAGGAGTGGTTGTCCGAAATGCGGTTATTTCGCCGTCCTATGCCTCCAATGGTGGGACAGCGGCCCGTACAGGTCGCTGTTCATATTCGGCGTGGAGATGTTTCACTCTGCATGAAAGAAGAATCGTTTCGGTATCTCCCCAACCTCCACTATCAAAAAATCTTGGAAAACATGGTACTGCCGCAGCACCCCAACGCCAACATTACGATCTTTTCCGAATCTGAGAATGCTGATGATTGGCACGGCCTGTCCAATTATCATCTCGCCTTGGATGTGAACCCTGTGGATGTATGGAAATCCATGGTCGACGCCGACGTCTTGGTTATGTCGAAGAGTAGTTTTTCGCTGGTACCGGCTGTCTTTAGTGCAGGGGAAGTCATTTACACTCCTTTTTGGCACAACCCTCTATCTACATGGAACATTGTGCCCGAAAGCATTGTCGCAGAGAGCCAGCGTGAGGTCAATCGCCTGCAGCAGCGTTGTCACCTACAATGA